In the genome of Candidatus Aegiribacteria sp., the window TCGATGATTGCCCAGTGTCTCGATGGTAGATGGCTTGTAGAATTCGCATCCGTGGGTAGCAGGGGAGATCACGCATCCAAGCCTGTAATTGTCGTTGGTGGTATCTACAACGAGAGCTCGGAGCATATTAACACAAGTATCTTTATGAACGCTATAGAACAGGCTTTTCTTGAGTCCGGTGAAATTCAAATAGCTGCAGGCGGAGCGAGCAGAGGAGAAGTCAGATCAGAAAGAGAAGATCAGACCATTTTCTCGTCACCCGAAACCGCCGCCTCGTTCGGTCGGGAGATCGGCGCAGACTTCGTGATGACCGGTAACATAGGATCAATAGTTGATGAAGAAGGTAGTACCAGGAGTATCTACTATCAGATCAGTTTGGAACTTATCGATGTTGAAACAGCACTTAAATCCTGGATAGGAAGTCTCGAGATCAAGAAAATGATCGAGTGGTAGAAAAGCCATAG includes:
- a CDS encoding penicillin-binding protein activator LpoB, producing MNTASKIFVTVAAVALIAGCGGREVTRTDPDTVTDLSGYWNETDARMVADSMIAQCLDGRWLVEFASVGSRGDHASKPVIVVGGIYNESSEHINTSIFMNAIEQAFLESGEIQIAAGGASRGEVRSEREDQTIFSSPETAASFGREIGADFVMTGNIGSIVDEEGSTRSIYYQISLELIDVETALKSWIGSLEIKKMIEW